A part of Brassica rapa cultivar Chiifu-401-42 chromosome A05, CAAS_Brap_v3.01, whole genome shotgun sequence genomic DNA contains:
- the LOC103868393 gene encoding uncharacterized protein LOC103868393 — protein MAKRFYQVQVKNGKTTSFWLDKWSSLGCLLDVVCTSGYIDMGIGKYAMVEDVANHRRRRHRVPFLNLVEEEITKWKEAASVEEDVGLWKVNDEKYKNRFSTKTTWELLRTRRANCNWSNGVWFRYATPRFAFLTWLSMHNRLATGDRMLKWGGTVNSACSLCDDPLETRNHLFFECRFSTVVWKNLAKGVMGDEFTSS, from the coding sequence ATGGCAAAGCGGTTTTATCAAGTTCAAGTAAAGAATGGGAAAACTACTTCGTTTTGGCTCGATAAATGGTCCTCTTTGGGGTGTTTGTTGGATGTTGTTTGTACAAGTGGATATATTGATATGGGGATTGGGAAATATGCTATGGTAGAGGACGTAGCAAATCATCGCAGACGGAGGCATCGGGTTCCGTTTCTTAATCTGGTGGAAGAGGAGATTACTAAATGGAAAGAAGCAGCTTCGGTTGAGGAGGATGTTGGATTATGGAAAGTAAATGATGAGAAATACAAAAACAGGTTCTCCACTAAAACAACTTGGGAATTGTTGAGAACAAGAAGAGCTAACTGTAATTGGAGTAATGGAGTCTGGTTCAGATACGCAACTCCAAGGTTTGCTTTTCTCACATGGTTATCTATGCATAATAGATTAGCCACAGGTGATAGGATGTTGAAATGGGGAGGAACTGTTAACTCTGCTTGTTCGTTGTGTGATGATCCCCTAGAAACTAGAAACCACTTGTTCTTTGAGTGTAGATTCTCAACAGTCGTATGGAAAAATCTTGCAAAAGGAGTGATGGGAGATGAGTTTACGAGTTCTTGA
- the LOC103868325 gene encoding uncharacterized protein LOC103868325 isoform X2, whose product MSSSAKTECGVSLIGDLSRTHLLVYLSSKETNPNSVMEDWEVVIESSGTNPKSLEEIEDGTQGMVTFDYFSIQNSNSNSNCVGRVDAIDEDGSVQSGSPGWIEPTSDAPYGPKLFSELWSDSSSDRLDDVNNDELGLEKSEEYSKSIAKEKHLDKHTEREEESPVSVQGKSVSGGGGEERVFVWWKIPIDVLKYCVFRVNPLWSFSMAAAVVGFVMLGRRLYHMKKSKSSTLQLKVLLDDKVASHAARLNEAAISLVKRVPIIRPALPSSVVGMNQWSMMSLR is encoded by the exons ATGTCATCATCAGCCAAGACCGAATGTGGTGTTTCTCTGATCGGTGATCTCTCGCGCACACACCTTTTAGTTTATCTCTCGTCCAAAGAAACAAACCCTAACTCTGTCATGGAAGACTGGGAAGTGGTGATCGAGAGCTCTGGAACTAATCCGAAGAGCTTGGAGGAGATTGAAGATGGCACGCAAGGTATGGTTACCTTCGATTACTTCTCTATCCAGaactcaaactcaaactcaaactGTGTGGGTCGCGTTGATGCGATTGATGAAGATGGCTCTGTCCAATCGGGTAGTCCAGGCTGGATCGAACCTACCTCCGACGCTCCTTATGGCCCTAAGCTTTTTAGCGAGTTGTGGTCGGACTCTAGCAGCGATCGGCTCGATGATGTGAACAACGACGAGTTGGGTTTGGAGAAATCAGAGGAATACAGCAAAAGTATAGCGAAAGAGAAGCACTTGGATAAACATACAGAGAGAGAGGAGGAATCTCCAGTTTCAGTACAAGGAAAGTCTGTTtctggtggtggaggagaagaAAGGGTTTTTGTGTGGTGGAAGATTCCGATTGACGTTTTGAAGTATTGTGTTTTCAGAGTTAATCCTCTTTGGTCTTTCTCCATGGCAGCAGCAGTGGTTGGTTTTGTTATGTTAGGCCGCAGGTTGTATCATATGAAGAAGAGCAAGAGCTCTACCTTGCAGCTTAAGGTCCTCCTTGATGATAAG GTGGCGAGTCATGCTGCTCGGTTGAATGAAGCAGCAATCTCATTGGTGAAACGTGTGCCCATAATCAGGCCAGCACTCCCATCATCGGTGGTGGGTATGAACCAGTGGTCTATGATGAGTTTAAGGTGA
- the LOC103868326 gene encoding glycine-rich RNA-binding protein 2, mitochondrial, with amino-acid sequence MAFCKSLGGLLRQGVVSQTGNIPVTSVLGSLRYMSTKLFVGGLSWGTDDQSLREAFANFGEVVDAKVIVDRETGRSRGFGFVNFTDETAANTAISEMDGKDLNGRSIRVNVANERPSTPRYGGGGGYGGGGGGGYGGGSYGAGGGDGGGY; translated from the exons ATGGCTTTCTGCAAAAGTCTCGGTGGTCTACTCAGACAAGGTGTGGTTTCTCAGACCGGAAATATTCCGGTTACGTCTGTGCTCGGTTCTCTCCGGTACATGTCTACCAAGCTTTTCGTTGGAG gtCTCTCATGGGGAACTGATGACCAATCCTTGAGGGAGGCTTTTGCAAACTTTGGTGAAGTGGTCGATG CTAAAGTCATTGTTGATAGAGAAACAGGAAGGTCAAGAGGTTTTGGATTTGTCAACTTTACTGATGAGACCGCTGCTAATACTGCCATTTCAGAGATGGACGGAAAG GATCTGAATGGACGGAGCATTCGGGTGAATGTTGCTAACGAAAGACCAAGTACTCCCCGGTATGGCGGAGGTGGTGGGTatggaggaggtggtggtggtggctacGGTGGAGGTAGCTATGGAGCAGGTGGTGGTGATGGTGGCGGTTACTAA
- the LOC103868325 gene encoding uncharacterized protein LOC103868325 isoform X1 has translation MSSSAKTECGVSLIGDLSRTHLLVYLSSKETNPNSVMEDWEVVIESSGTNPKSLEEIEDGTQGMVTFDYFSIQNSNSNSNCVGRVDAIDEDGSVQSGSPGWIEPTSDAPYGPKLFSELWSDSSSDRLDDVNNDELGLEKSEEYSKSIAKEKHLDKHTEREEESPVSVQGKSVSGGGGEERVFVWWKIPIDVLKYCVFRVNPLWSFSMAAAVVGFVMLGRRLYHMKKSKSSTLQLKVLLDDKKVASHAARLNEAAISLVKRVPIIRPALPSSVVGMNQWSMMSLR, from the exons ATGTCATCATCAGCCAAGACCGAATGTGGTGTTTCTCTGATCGGTGATCTCTCGCGCACACACCTTTTAGTTTATCTCTCGTCCAAAGAAACAAACCCTAACTCTGTCATGGAAGACTGGGAAGTGGTGATCGAGAGCTCTGGAACTAATCCGAAGAGCTTGGAGGAGATTGAAGATGGCACGCAAGGTATGGTTACCTTCGATTACTTCTCTATCCAGaactcaaactcaaactcaaactGTGTGGGTCGCGTTGATGCGATTGATGAAGATGGCTCTGTCCAATCGGGTAGTCCAGGCTGGATCGAACCTACCTCCGACGCTCCTTATGGCCCTAAGCTTTTTAGCGAGTTGTGGTCGGACTCTAGCAGCGATCGGCTCGATGATGTGAACAACGACGAGTTGGGTTTGGAGAAATCAGAGGAATACAGCAAAAGTATAGCGAAAGAGAAGCACTTGGATAAACATACAGAGAGAGAGGAGGAATCTCCAGTTTCAGTACAAGGAAAGTCTGTTtctggtggtggaggagaagaAAGGGTTTTTGTGTGGTGGAAGATTCCGATTGACGTTTTGAAGTATTGTGTTTTCAGAGTTAATCCTCTTTGGTCTTTCTCCATGGCAGCAGCAGTGGTTGGTTTTGTTATGTTAGGCCGCAGGTTGTATCATATGAAGAAGAGCAAGAGCTCTACCTTGCAGCTTAAGGTCCTCCTTGATGATAAG AAGGTGGCGAGTCATGCTGCTCGGTTGAATGAAGCAGCAATCTCATTGGTGAAACGTGTGCCCATAATCAGGCCAGCACTCCCATCATCGGTGGTGGGTATGAACCAGTGGTCTATGATGAGTTTAAGGTGA